A segment of the Candidatus Methanomethylicota archaeon genome:
ACAATAAGCGAGGTCTGGTCCTGTGCCGAATCTAACCTGTGCTTCCGGAATAAACTTTTTCACAGTTTCAAAAATTTCCTTTAAGGAATACATTTCACCACTTCCGATGTTAAATACTCTATGTTTAAGATTTTCAGCTTTAAGACTCAGGTATATGGCGTTAACTCCATCAATTATGTAAAGAGGTTCATATTTGTTATCACTGCTTACTGGAATTTCGATTACCTGCTTCTTTAAAGCACCTTCAACTATTTGATTAATCCTTCGAGTATCCTCTGGCGCCCCTGGACCGTATAACATTGGAAATCTCAGTGCAATGAAATCTAATCCATATTTTCGATAATAATTGAGCCCTATAAGTTCAGATGTAAGTTTAGTAACACCATATATTGTTATCGGATTTTTCGGATAATCTTCATCGATAATCCTTTCTTCAGTTACACCATAAACTGCTTGAGAACTTGTGAAAATAACTTTCTTTATACCTAATGTTTTAGCCACTTCCAGTACGTTAATAGTTCCTTCAACATTTACTTTCACTGCTTGATGGGGATCGTCCTCTGAGGCTTTTGTTAATAGTGCTGCCATATGTATTATGTATTCAACAT
Coding sequences within it:
- a CDS encoding NAD(P)-dependent oxidoreductase codes for the protein MNVMITGGTGFIGLHTTKKLIEEGYNVIAYDKNPRINVLKNFVDVNKVKIVMGDVLDFNKMLSVAKEFNVEYIIHMAALLTKASEDDPHQAVKVNVEGTINVLEVAKTLGIKKVIFTSSQAVYGVTEERIIDEDYPKNPITIYGVTKLTSELIGLNYYRKYGLDFIALRFPMLYGPGAPEDTRRINQIVEGALKKQVIEIPVSSDNKYEPLYIIDGVNAIYLSLKAENLKHRVFNIGSGEMYSLKEIFETVKKFIPEAQVRFGTGPDLAYCTRGPLNIERARKELNFHPQYSLEKGIKHYLEVCGYKRLTHNS